One region of Salinirubrum litoreum genomic DNA includes:
- a CDS encoding DNA-directed RNA polymerase subunit H: protein MVDVSQHKMVPEHRLLDQDRIEEVLDEYNVKKTNLPKIKRTDPALPDEAETGDVVEIVRDSRTTDQAVVYRLVVE from the coding sequence ATGGTAGACGTAAGCCAACACAAGATGGTTCCGGAGCACCGCCTGCTCGATCAGGACCGCATCGAGGAGGTCCTCGACGAATACAACGTGAAGAAGACGAACTTGCCCAAGATCAAGCGCACCGACCCGGCACTCCCGGACGAGGCCGAGACCGGTGACGTGGTCGAGATCGTCCGAGACTCTCGAACGACAGATCAGGCAGTCGTGTACCGACTGGTGGTCGAATGA
- the larC gene encoding nickel pincer cofactor biosynthesis protein LarC, with protein sequence MDTLAFDGRMGASGDMLLASLLAVGADRDALTPVEDALDVEYRVGETTKNGIAATTVDVLLTGASADEQRDHDHSHADHDHGDDDHGDDEHGDHDQAHSEDAHSHEHSDHQHSNHSHDHDHADHDHSHADHADDESGHTHAEGAGPTRSYAEVVDIVESMNLPAGVESRALSIFEVLGEAEASVHGTDLTETHFHEVGADDAIADVVGVCLLLDDLGVERVVTTPVAAGSGDVAMSHGTYPIPAPAVAEIAGQADWSLRGGPVEAELLTPTGAAILATIAEGVPELPTLDVQTVGYGAGGYDFPEHPNVLRALRGDGAGGLRRDEITVLETNLDDATPEVLGSLQETLADAGARDVSILPATMKKSRPGHLVKVITKPVDAERVARKLAEETGTLGVREHGAGHRWVAEREFETAEVAVDGESFAVPVKIASDVDGTVYDYSAEYDDALRVARETGLSLREVCRRAEDAVRDE encoded by the coding sequence ATGGACACGCTCGCGTTCGACGGCCGAATGGGTGCAAGCGGCGACATGCTCCTCGCCAGCCTGCTGGCGGTCGGTGCCGACCGCGACGCCCTCACGCCCGTCGAAGACGCCCTCGACGTGGAGTACCGCGTCGGCGAGACGACGAAGAACGGCATCGCGGCGACGACGGTCGACGTGCTCCTCACCGGCGCGTCGGCCGACGAGCAGCGCGACCACGACCACAGTCACGCCGATCACGACCACGGCGACGACGACCACGGCGACGACGAGCACGGCGACCACGACCAGGCACACTCGGAGGACGCTCACTCACACGAGCACTCCGACCACCAGCACTCGAATCACTCACACGACCACGACCACGCGGACCACGACCATTCGCACGCCGACCACGCGGACGACGAGTCGGGTCACACGCACGCCGAGGGTGCCGGTCCGACCCGGAGCTACGCCGAAGTCGTCGACATCGTCGAGTCGATGAACCTGCCGGCAGGTGTCGAATCGCGCGCGCTGTCGATCTTCGAGGTCCTCGGCGAGGCGGAGGCGTCCGTCCACGGGACCGACCTCACCGAGACCCACTTCCACGAGGTCGGCGCGGACGACGCCATCGCGGACGTGGTCGGCGTCTGTCTCCTGCTCGACGACCTGGGCGTCGAGCGCGTAGTGACCACGCCGGTCGCCGCCGGGAGCGGCGATGTGGCGATGAGCCACGGCACGTACCCGATCCCGGCACCGGCGGTCGCGGAGATCGCGGGGCAGGCCGACTGGTCGCTTCGGGGTGGCCCGGTCGAGGCCGAACTGCTGACCCCGACCGGCGCGGCGATTCTCGCGACGATCGCCGAGGGCGTCCCGGAGCTCCCGACCCTCGACGTGCAGACGGTCGGCTACGGCGCGGGCGGCTACGACTTCCCGGAGCACCCGAACGTCCTGCGTGCCCTGCGGGGCGACGGCGCTGGCGGCCTGCGCAGAGACGAGATCACGGTGCTGGAGACGAACCTGGACGACGCGACGCCCGAGGTTCTGGGCAGTCTGCAGGAGACGCTGGCCGACGCGGGCGCACGCGACGTGTCGATCCTCCCGGCGACGATGAAGAAGTCCCGACCGGGGCACCTCGTGAAGGTGATCACGAAGCCGGTCGACGCGGAGCGAGTGGCTCGAAAGCTGGCCGAGGAGACCGGGACCCTGGGCGTCCGAGAACACGGCGCGGGCCACCGGTGGGTCGCGGAACGAGAGTTCGAGACCGCCGAGGTCGCGGTCGACGGCGAGTCCTTTGCGGTGCCGGTGAAGATCGCCAGCGACGTGGACGGGACCGTGTACGACTACTCGGCGGAGTACGACGACGCGCTCCGAGTGGCACGGGAGACGGGGCTGTCGCTGCGGGAGGTCTGCCGGCGGGCCGAGGACGCGGTTCGTGACGAGTAG
- a CDS encoding DUF6293 family protein, whose amino-acid sequence MHRIDEVHIAPLGYEYDRILGPVEQYAVDTLYLLDHDEPRSEKPPYHDDLRVELAELDVDVRERTTDLLDVYDVLGVVTTLVSEHPDDIVRVNVSSGSKLSAVGATIACMVTEATAYYVHPEGYTHAERGERESYGYADDEVLPSYPIESPTRDQVAVLQFLDETNTDARTVKKQDIIDHAEAVGLSFVADNRPANDKAKFALLNANVIDPLIEDGYVAVEQVGRRKQVSLTDTGEDALRAFRHML is encoded by the coding sequence ATGCACCGCATCGACGAAGTCCACATCGCGCCGCTCGGCTACGAGTACGACCGTATCCTCGGGCCGGTCGAGCAGTACGCGGTGGACACCCTCTACCTCCTCGACCACGACGAACCCCGAAGCGAGAAACCGCCGTACCACGACGACCTCCGAGTCGAACTCGCCGAGTTGGACGTGGACGTGCGCGAACGAACCACCGACCTCCTGGACGTGTACGACGTGCTCGGTGTCGTGACCACGCTGGTCTCCGAGCATCCCGACGACATCGTCCGGGTGAACGTCTCCAGTGGCTCGAAGCTCTCGGCGGTCGGCGCGACGATCGCCTGCATGGTGACCGAGGCGACCGCCTACTACGTCCACCCGGAGGGGTACACCCACGCCGAACGCGGGGAACGCGAGAGCTACGGCTACGCCGACGACGAGGTCCTCCCCTCCTATCCCATCGAGTCGCCGACCCGCGATCAGGTCGCCGTCCTCCAGTTCCTCGACGAGACGAACACCGACGCCCGGACGGTGAAGAAACAGGACATCATCGACCACGCCGAGGCGGTCGGCCTGTCGTTCGTCGCCGACAACCGGCCGGCCAACGACAAGGCGAAGTTCGCGCTCCTGAACGCGAACGTGATCGACCCGCTGATCGAGGACGGCTACGTCGCGGTCGAACAGGTCGGCCGCAGAAAACAGGTCAGCCTGACCGACACCGGCGAAGACGCGCTTCGGGCGTTCCGCCACATGCTCTGA